The Dissulfurirhabdus thermomarina DNA window AGGGGCCGGGCCCCGGCGCCAAGCCCGAGAAATGCGCCACGGTCCTCGAGTGCATCGACGTCGGCCAGCTCACCCTGGTGGCCATCGTCCGCGAGGCCGACGGGACCCGTCTGGCCATGGCCCAGGACGCCGCCGGTGTCGGCTATACCCTGCGGGAGGGCGACCGCGTGGGCTACCGGGGCGGGCGGGTCACCCGTATCCTCAAGGACCGGGTGGTGGTGACCGAGAAGGTGGAGAACGTCCAGGGGAAACTGGTGCCCATGGACCGGGTCCTGCTGCTATATCCGGAGGAATAGAAGATGAAATGCCAGAAGCGGCATGAAGGGCTGTGGATGCTGGCGGGGCTCCTGGCGCTCCTCGCCCTCGGCGGGCCGGGGTCCCTCCGGGCGGCCGGGACGGGCGCCGCCGTGAACAAGGACGTGGCGGACTGGCTCGCGGAGCTCAAGCAGCCCCCGGCCGCCAACGCCACGGCCGAAAAGTCCGAGGCCGCGCCCGCCGGCAAGGCGAAGGCCTCGGCCGCCGCGCCGGCCGCGCCCTTCGGGCTCGAGGGGCTCTACGGCGATGCGAAGCGGATCAGCGTGGACTTCTACAAGGTGGACCTCCACAACGTCTTCCGCCTGCTCGGGCAGATCAGCGGCAAGAACATCGTGGTGGACGAGTCGGTCCGCGGCACGCTGACCCTGGCCCTCCAGGATGTCCCGTGGACCTTCGTTCTGGACGTCATCAAGAACCTCAAGAACCTCGGCAGCGAGGAACGCTTCAACACCATCATGATCTTTCCCCGGGGCAAGGCCCTGAACTGGACCACCGACGAGGCCACCGGGGCCAGCGGACAGGTCATGGTGCGGTCGCCGGTCATCCAGGCGGTCCCGAAGAAACCCACGGCCAAGGTCGAGGCCAAGGCGCCGGAACGGCAGCTCGAGATCAAGCGGACCCTCCAGGCCGGGATCTCCTCCGCCGATCTCCTCGAGGCCCAGAAGTACATCGGCCAGGGCAAGCAGGCGGAGCGGCGCGGCGAGTTTTCCCGCGCGGTCCGGTTCTACGACAAGGCCCTCCAGAAGTGGCCCACCAACGTGACCCTGGCCAAGAAGCTGGCGGCGATCTGCCTCGGCCGCCTCGGGGACAACGTGGGGGCGCTGCGCTACGCGCGGCTCGCGCTCAAGGCCTCGCCGGTGGACACCGGCGCCGCGGTCTACGCGGCCCTGGCCCTCTCCCGGCTGGGCAAGGCGGCCGAGGCCCGGGTCTACTACGAAAAGGCCCTCCTGACCCGCTCTCCCTCTCCCTTCGCCCTCTACAACTACGCGGTGTTCTCCGAGCAGCAGGGCTCCTACCGGGCCGCCCTCCGGCTCATCGAGCGTTACGAGGCCATCGCCGGGGTCACGGGGGAGACCCTCCTCATGAAGGCCCGGCTGCTGGCCCGGCTCGGCAAGACCCGCCGGGCCATCCAGGAATACGAGGCCTTCCTCAAGGCCGGGGCCCGGCAGCCCGAGAAGATGCGGCGCTACGCCGAGGCGGAGCTGGCCAGGCTCAAGGCCGAGGAGGCGGCCCGCCGCGAGCGCGAGGCGGTGGAGGCGGCCCCCGTGCCGCCGCCCGTGGCGCCGCCGGAGGTGATCCCCGTGCCCGAGGGGCCGCCGGAGGCCCCGCCCCCGGCCGAGTCGGCCCCGATGCCGGCGGAGGCCGTCCCGGAGATCCGCGAGATGCTGGAGGAGGTGACGACGCCCGAGGAGGCACCTGTGCCGCCGCCCGAGGCGCCGGCCTCGACCATGGAAGCGGTTCCCGAAACGGCGCCCGCCCCGGCGGAAGCGCCGCCCGAGGCGACTCCGGCCCCGGAGGCGCCCGCGGCCCCGGCACCGCCGGCCGCGGAATCCGCCCCGGCTCCCGGCGTCGCCGCCGAACCCGCCGCCCCCGAGGCGGAGGCCCCGCCCCCGGCCGAGTCGGTGCCCGAGGTGCGGGAGCTGCTCGACCAGGTCCTGGAGTCCGGCGAGGCGGCCGGTGGTCCCGCCAACGACACCGGCGGGCCGACACCCTAGAGCGGAGTGCATGACATGGATACCCGTATGAGAGTGGTGCCCGAGAAGAAGGTTCTCCTGGTGCTGGCGGCCGCGGCCGGTCTCCTGGCCCTGGCCGGCTGCGGCGCTTCCGGCCAGAAGGCCGCGCCTCCGGCCCCCGCCGCCGCCGGCCAGGCGGCGGGCGCCGCCCCGGCCGAGGCGGCCCCCGCCGCCTGGAACCCCCAGTACAAGATCCAGGACGTGGAGCTGCCCAACGAGCCGGTGGTCCTCAAGGAAGAGCTCCCCAAGATGAAGGTGGGGGCCGACATCGAGGCCCGAAACGGCACCGTGGTCCTCCGGGACCTCATCAAGGGGCTGGCCGAGCTCAAGAACATGAACGTGAGCTGGGCGAGCGACGTGAACCAGCAGGCCCTGGTGGATGTCGACATCAAGGCGGAGGACGACTTCTTCACCGCCATCTCGAACATCCTGCGCCAGCTGGACTATTTCTTCGAGTACAAGGGCAACACCATCATCGTCAAGTACAAGGAGACCAAGCGCTACTACCTCCCCATGCCCTTCGTGAAGGCCAACTACAGCAGCAACGTGGGCGGTGACCTCCTCGGCGCTGCCGAGGGGGCCTCCGGGGTGATGAAGGGGACGCTCCAGGTGAACCACTCCGGCGACTCCGTGGACCTCTGGGCCACGGTGGAGCAGAACCTCGACAAGCTGCTCCAGCTGGCGGCCACCCAGGCGGCCGCCCCGGCCTCGGGGACCGCCGCGGCCCAGGGCCAGCAGCAGGGCGGCGCCAACGCGCCACCCCCGCCGACGCAGGCCACCGCCGACCGCCAGGGCTTCTACTACACCATCGACAAGCCCCTCGGGATCGTGACGGTCACGGCTCCCCGCTCCATCCAGGAACAGGTGGCCAACTATATCACCAACCTCAAGACGGAACTCTCCCGCCAGGTGGTCATCGAGGCCCGCATCATCGAGGTGCGGCTGAACAAGGAGCACCAGGAGGGGATCGACTGGAGCGAGCTCCTCAAGAATTCCGCCTTCGCCGCCTTGGTGGACTTCGGCGACCTCGGGCAGATCTACCCGCGCCAGGGGATCAAGTTCATCAGCGACGTCTTCCTCGATTCCAAGTCCTTCGGGATCCTGGTGGACTTCCTGGACGAGTTCGGGGACGTCCGGGTCCTCTCCAATCCGAAGCTCTCCCTCATGAACGGGCAGCCCGCCATGATCACCGTGGGTGACAGCGTCCGCTACATCGACAAGGTGGAGTCCAACGTGGACCCCGAGACCCGGATCATCACCTACACGGTCACCACGGCCAGCGTCCTCTCCGGCCTGGGCTTCTCGGTGATGGCCAACATCGCCGACAACGAGGAGGTGATCCTCCAGATCACCCCCGTGACCTCCCAGCTCCAGGAGCCCATCGAGTACCGCTCCTTCGGCCAGGTGGGGAACGAGAACGAGGTGGGCCTCCCCCGGGTGAAGCTCCGGGAGATGACCACCATGGCCCGGGTGAAGAACGGGCAGCTGCTGGTGATCGGCGGCCTCATCGACGACACCACGGGGACGGAGGTCATCAAGGTGCCCCTCCTCGGCGACATCCCCTTCATCGGGCGCTACCTCTTCACCAACACCCGAAAGTACGACAACAAGCGGGAGCTCGTCATCCTGCTCCGGCCCGAGATCACCCAGATCTGACGCGGCCGTGCCAACGCCGCCACGGCGGGCGCCCCTGCGGGGCGCCCCGCCTTTTTGGGGCGGGGAGGGCTTTTCATAACTTATTGACTTTATTTGCGAAGGGTGGTTAATTGGGGCGGTGCGACGACCGCGCGGAAAGGATCCTTCGCCCATGCCCCGCCCCAAGAAGTCCCCCGCCCTGGTCCGGTTCGGGGTCTCCATCCCGGGGGAGCTCATTCGGGCCTTCGACCGGTACCTCGATGAACGGGAGTACCGGAACCGGTCCGAGGCCATCCGGGACCTCATCCGCGAGCGGCTCGTGGAGCAGGAGTGGGAGCTCGAGGCCGAGGGGCGCGAGGTCATCGGCACCATCACCTACGTCTACGACCACCACCGGCGGGAGCTGGTGGACGCCATCCTCGAGATCCAGCACCACTTCCCCGAGGAGGTGGTGGCCTCCCAGCATGTTCACCTCGACCACCACAACTGCCTCGAGGTGGCCATCGTCAAGGGCGGGGCCGCCGCCCTCCGCCGCCTGGCCGACAAGCTTCGGGCCCTCAAGGGCATCAAGCACTGCCAGCTCACCATGACCACCACGGGGGCCTCCCTGACCTGAAGCCGCCGGGGCCGCCGCCCGGGCCGGCACCCGCCGTGTGCCCCCGGCCGCGAGGAGAGATTGCATGACCGAGCAGGGTGAAACCTTCCACAGGCAGCAGCGCGACATCGCCGAGGAACTGCGGCGGTCCTACCTGGACTACGCCATGAGCGTCATCATCGGCCGGGCGCTGCCCGACGTCCGCGACGGCCTAAAACCCGTGCACCGGCGGATCCTCTACGCCATGCACGAGCTCAAGAACGACTACAACAAGCCCTACAAGAAGTCGGCCCGGGTCGTGGGCGACGTCATCGGCAAGTACCACCCCCACGGGGATCAGGCGGCCTACGACACCATCGTGCGCATGGCCCAGGACTTCGCCATGCGCTACCCCTTGGTGGACGGCCAGGGCAACTTCGGGTCCATCGACGGCGATTCCGCCGCCGCCATGCGCTACACCGAGGTGCGGCTGACTCGGCTGGCCCACGAGCTCATGGCCGACCTCGAGAAGGAGACGGTGGACTTCCAGCCCAACTACGACAACTCCCTCCAGGAGCCGGTGGTGCTGCCCACCAAGGTGCCCAACCTCCTGGTCAACGGCTCGGCGGGCATCGCCGTGGGGATGGCCACCAACATCCCGCCGCACAACCTGGGCGAGGTGGTGGACGCCCTGGTTGCCCTCATCCGGGATCCCAACGCCACCGTGGCGGACCTCATGGCCCATCTGCCCGCCCCGGACTTTCCCACCGGCGGCTTCATCTGCGGCCGAAGGGGCATCCAGGAGGCCTACGAGACGGGCCGGGGCATCCTGAAGCTTCGGGCCCGGGCCACCATCGAGAAGCAGGCCAAGGGCAACCGGGAGCACATCGTCATCACCGAGATCCCCTACCAGGTGAACAAGGCGAAGCTCGTGGAGCGGATCGCAGAGCTGGCCGCCGCCAAGAAGATCGAGGGGATCGCCGAGGTCCGGGACGAGTCCGACCGGGAGGGCCTCCGGGTGGTGGTGGAGCTCAAGCGGGACGGGGTGGCCCAGGTGGTGCTGAATCACCTCTACAAGCACACCCCCATGGAGACGAGCTTCGGGATCATCTTCCTCGCCATCGTGAACGGCCGGCCGGAGCTCCTGAACCTCAAGGAACTCCTGGGGCACTTCATCCAGCACCGCCGGAGCGTCGTCATCCGCCGGACCACCTACGACCTCCGGAAGGCCGAGGCCCGGGCCCACGTCCTGGAGGGCCTCAAGACGGCCCTGGACCATCTGGACGCGGTGGTGGCCCTCATCCGCGGCTCCCGGAGCCCCCGCGCGGCCCGGGAGGGCCTCATGGAGCGGTTCGGGCTCACCGAGATCCAGGCCCAGGCCATCCTCGACATGAAGCTCCAGCGGCTCACCGGCCTGGAGCGGGAGAAGATCCTCGAGGAATACGCGCAGGTCCTCAAGGACATCGAGCGGTTCCGGCAGATCCTGGCCAGCGACGCCCTGGTGCTCGAGATCGTGGAGGAGGAACTCCTGGCCCTGAAAGAGACCTACGCCGACCCCCGCCGGACCGAGGTGGTGGGCGACCCGAAGGAGATCCGCCTCGAGGACCTCATCGTCGAGGAAGACATGGTGGTCACCGTCTCCCACGGCGGCTACATCAAGCGCAATCCGCTCAGCCTCTACCGGAGCCAGCGGCGCGGGGGCAAGGGGGTCACCGGGCTGGACAGCCGGCGTGAGGACTTCGTCTCGCACCTCTTCGTGGCCTCCACCCACGACTACTTCCTCTGCTTCAGCAACCTCGGGCGGCTCTACTGGCTCAAGGTCTACGAGATCCCGCAGGCCGGGCGCATGAGCCGCGGAAAGGCCCTGGTGAACCTCCTCCCCCTCGACCGGGAGGCCGGGGAGCGGATCGCCGCGGTGATCCCGGTCCGCTCCTTCGACACCGGCCAGTTCGTGGTCATGGCGACCCGGCTGGGCACGGTGAAGAAGACCCCGCTCGAGGCCTTTTCGCACCCCCGGCCGAAGGGGCTCCTGGCCGCCACGGTGCACGAGGGCGACGAGATCATGGCCGCGGCCCTCACCGGGGGCGACGAGCGGATCTTCCTCTGCACCCGGGACGGGATGAGCATCCACTTCCCCGAGACGGACGTCCGCCCCATGGGCCGGCTGGCGGCCGGTGTGCGCGGCATCCGTCTGGCGCCCGGCGACGCGGTGGTGGCCATGGAGGTGC harbors:
- a CDS encoding tetratricopeptide repeat protein, coding for MKCQKRHEGLWMLAGLLALLALGGPGSLRAAGTGAAVNKDVADWLAELKQPPAANATAEKSEAAPAGKAKASAAAPAAPFGLEGLYGDAKRISVDFYKVDLHNVFRLLGQISGKNIVVDESVRGTLTLALQDVPWTFVLDVIKNLKNLGSEERFNTIMIFPRGKALNWTTDEATGASGQVMVRSPVIQAVPKKPTAKVEAKAPERQLEIKRTLQAGISSADLLEAQKYIGQGKQAERRGEFSRAVRFYDKALQKWPTNVTLAKKLAAICLGRLGDNVGALRYARLALKASPVDTGAAVYAALALSRLGKAAEARVYYEKALLTRSPSPFALYNYAVFSEQQGSYRAALRLIERYEAIAGVTGETLLMKARLLARLGKTRRAIQEYEAFLKAGARQPEKMRRYAEAELARLKAEEAARREREAVEAAPVPPPVAPPEVIPVPEGPPEAPPPAESAPMPAEAVPEIREMLEEVTTPEEAPVPPPEAPASTMEAVPETAPAPAEAPPEATPAPEAPAAPAPPAAESAPAPGVAAEPAAPEAEAPPPAESVPEVRELLDQVLESGEAAGGPANDTGGPTP
- the mshL gene encoding pilus (MSHA type) biogenesis protein MshL, whose protein sequence is MDTRMRVVPEKKVLLVLAAAAGLLALAGCGASGQKAAPPAPAAAGQAAGAAPAEAAPAAWNPQYKIQDVELPNEPVVLKEELPKMKVGADIEARNGTVVLRDLIKGLAELKNMNVSWASDVNQQALVDVDIKAEDDFFTAISNILRQLDYFFEYKGNTIIVKYKETKRYYLPMPFVKANYSSNVGGDLLGAAEGASGVMKGTLQVNHSGDSVDLWATVEQNLDKLLQLAATQAAAPASGTAAAQGQQQGGANAPPPPTQATADRQGFYYTIDKPLGIVTVTAPRSIQEQVANYITNLKTELSRQVVIEARIIEVRLNKEHQEGIDWSELLKNSAFAALVDFGDLGQIYPRQGIKFISDVFLDSKSFGILVDFLDEFGDVRVLSNPKLSLMNGQPAMITVGDSVRYIDKVESNVDPETRIITYTVTTASVLSGLGFSVMANIADNEEVILQITPVTSQLQEPIEYRSFGQVGNENEVGLPRVKLREMTTMARVKNGQLLVIGGLIDDTTGTEVIKVPLLGDIPFIGRYLFTNTRKYDNKRELVILLRPEITQI
- the nikR gene encoding nickel-responsive transcriptional regulator NikR, encoding MPRPKKSPALVRFGVSIPGELIRAFDRYLDEREYRNRSEAIRDLIRERLVEQEWELEAEGREVIGTITYVYDHHRRELVDAILEIQHHFPEEVVASQHVHLDHHNCLEVAIVKGGAAALRRLADKLRALKGIKHCQLTMTTTGASLT
- the gyrA gene encoding DNA gyrase subunit A — its product is MTEQGETFHRQQRDIAEELRRSYLDYAMSVIIGRALPDVRDGLKPVHRRILYAMHELKNDYNKPYKKSARVVGDVIGKYHPHGDQAAYDTIVRMAQDFAMRYPLVDGQGNFGSIDGDSAAAMRYTEVRLTRLAHELMADLEKETVDFQPNYDNSLQEPVVLPTKVPNLLVNGSAGIAVGMATNIPPHNLGEVVDALVALIRDPNATVADLMAHLPAPDFPTGGFICGRRGIQEAYETGRGILKLRARATIEKQAKGNREHIVITEIPYQVNKAKLVERIAELAAAKKIEGIAEVRDESDREGLRVVVELKRDGVAQVVLNHLYKHTPMETSFGIIFLAIVNGRPELLNLKELLGHFIQHRRSVVIRRTTYDLRKAEARAHVLEGLKTALDHLDAVVALIRGSRSPRAAREGLMERFGLTEIQAQAILDMKLQRLTGLEREKILEEYAQVLKDIERFRQILASDALVLEIVEEELLALKETYADPRRTEVVGDPKEIRLEDLIVEEDMVVTVSHGGYIKRNPLSLYRSQRRGGKGVTGLDSRREDFVSHLFVASTHDYFLCFSNLGRLYWLKVYEIPQAGRMSRGKALVNLLPLDREAGERIAAVIPVRSFDTGQFVVMATRLGTVKKTPLEAFSHPRPKGLLAATVHEGDEIMAAALTGGDERIFLCTRDGMSIHFPETDVRPMGRLAAGVRGIRLAPGDAVVAMEVHGTDEATLLTVTEKGYGKRTPVEEYRLQSRGGKGIINFRVGPKTGKVVGALLVQESDEVMLVGASGNIIRFSVRDIRAIGRSTQGVRLIQLADGDRLAAVARLAEQDDEA